The following coding sequences are from one Arcobacter nitrofigilis DSM 7299 window:
- a CDS encoding sll1863 family stress response protein — protein sequence MKDIKEYLEAKQLQLDECEGKLKELKSKLSPSDTKANAEIDKQIQTVEMKIKEGKAKLEALGKASKEEFAEHKESIDESFRAIYTHLAMS from the coding sequence ATGAAAGATATTAAAGAATATTTAGAAGCAAAGCAACTTCAATTAGATGAGTGTGAGGGGAAACTAAAAGAGTTAAAATCTAAATTATCTCCATCGGATACAAAAGCTAATGCTGAAATAGATAAACAAATTCAAACAGTAGAGATGAAGATAAAAGAGGGGAAAGCAAAATTAGAAGCACTAGGTAAGGCTAGTAAAGAGGAATTTGCAGAACATAAAGAATCTATTGATGAATCTTTTAGAGCAATATATACTCATTTAGCAATGAGTTAA
- a CDS encoding MarR family winged helix-turn-helix transcriptional regulator produces MNKNYIKNCYENIETNPKYKTFGISLPLTLIYKSMFNKHENIMKVNYGITHSEIDVLVSLYFNGYIQSPTELYESTIFSSGGMTKVLKKLEENKYISRIADKKDKRSMLVQLEEKGAKLAVELLDVFATENNKVYGILSEEEKRILKTLLKKLLTAVE; encoded by the coding sequence ATGAATAAAAATTATATAAAAAATTGTTATGAAAATATAGAAACAAATCCAAAGTATAAAACTTTTGGTATTAGTTTACCTTTAACCTTGATTTATAAAAGTATGTTTAATAAGCATGAAAATATAATGAAAGTCAATTATGGTATAACTCATTCAGAAATAGATGTGCTTGTTAGCCTTTATTTTAATGGGTATATTCAATCTCCAACTGAGTTATATGAAAGTACAATCTTCTCTTCTGGTGGTATGACAAAAGTTTTAAAAAAATTGGAAGAAAATAAGTACATAAGTAGAATAGCTGATAAAAAAGATAAAAGAAGTATGCTTGTACAGCTTGAAGAAAAAGGTGCAAAATTGGCTGTTGAGCTATTAGATGTTTTTGCAACTGAGAATAATAAAGTATATGGAATACTAAGTGAAGAAGAAAAAAGAATTTTGAAAACACTTTTAAAAAAATTATTAACTGCAGTTGAATAA
- a CDS encoding cytochrome-c peroxidase — MKKFVLTSTLVLFSAVSLFGMTDSSLLEKAKNSGLKAIPKSELEILKLVDDPNNPITAKKVELGKKLYFEPRLSKSGLISCNTCHNLAMGGVDGVSAAIGHKWTANPHHLNSPTVYNSVLNKVQFWNGRSPHLEDQAQGPIQAGPEMAAPSKLVVNRVTSMKGYVDEFKDTYGDNVKIDFKLIADTIAVFERTLITPSRYDDFMNGNLSSLSKEEKKGLNLFIDKGCIGCHNDIGLGGTMQPFATAAKYKFANLGDFKGDKNRMVKTPTLRNIEETAPYFHNGGVWSLKEAVKVMGSTQLGLKISDNDAKEIVTFLKSLTGEKPKITYPILPIATKTTPKPDMN, encoded by the coding sequence ATGAAAAAGTTTGTATTGACAAGTACCCTAGTGCTTTTTTCAGCCGTAAGTTTGTTTGGAATGACAGATTCTTCTTTGTTAGAAAAAGCAAAGAATTCAGGTTTAAAAGCAATTCCAAAAAGTGAGTTAGAGATTCTAAAATTGGTAGATGACCCTAATAATCCTATTACAGCTAAAAAAGTTGAATTAGGTAAAAAACTTTATTTTGAGCCAAGATTATCAAAAAGTGGTCTTATCTCATGTAATACCTGCCATAATTTAGCAATGGGTGGAGTAGATGGAGTTTCAGCTGCTATTGGACATAAATGGACAGCAAATCCTCATCACTTAAACTCCCCAACTGTTTATAACTCTGTTTTAAATAAAGTACAGTTTTGGAATGGTAGATCTCCACACTTAGAAGATCAAGCTCAAGGTCCTATTCAAGCAGGTCCAGAAATGGCAGCACCTTCAAAACTTGTTGTAAATAGAGTTACATCTATGAAAGGTTATGTTGATGAGTTCAAAGATACTTATGGAGATAATGTAAAAATTGATTTTAAACTTATCGCAGATACTATTGCTGTATTTGAAAGAACACTTATTACACCTTCAAGATATGATGATTTTATGAATGGAAATCTATCATCACTATCAAAAGAAGAAAAAAAAGGTCTAAATTTATTTATTGACAAAGGATGTATTGGATGTCACAATGATATTGGATTGGGTGGAACTATGCAACCATTTGCAACAGCCGCTAAATACAAATTTGCTAATTTAGGTGATTTTAAAGGAGATAAAAATAGAATGGTTAAAACTCCAACTTTGAGAAACATTGAAGAGACAGCCCCTTATTTTCATAATGGTGGAGTTTGGTCTTTAAAAGAAGCAGTAAAAGTAATGGGTTCTACTCAACTAGGTTTAAAAATTTCTGATAATGATGCAAAAGAAATAGTAACTTTTCTTAAATCACTTACAGGTGAAAAACCCAAAATTACATATCCAATTCTCCCTATTGCTACAAAAACAACACCAAAACCAGATATGAATTAA
- a CDS encoding DUF4885 family protein, with product MTINSTNSFTTVSQGIKVFQNNTNIDNSSPTQNENDDINDPIHLSLSSAAKNNLNKTNQTQSQEAIIQSRNKYISEHEKRTKIKNDYYAKVVEEDKQFDNPAQHIWDKYYDKTSPYYINGLTDEERDAAEKNEYNYFKWGENGSTYYYDPIFRDRGMEGMYGDVEIAKEKAFNREEVNKQVQQLLDTNSLIIPKDTKLRFTIDPNDYKVSVTGTDDTNLTSLLEKMLDEKNSKQLFIHIISSSLDDSTQFTREKHDKYDLIREMKDEIGYDLNDLSVVDGKFVTEDGTDVFDLYKESIRNGTSVPEEYKNIAIYSYGEDLKNLAKAGIDSIPDLVLSIDYENGSFYDVGQSKNYGTGKTDWIDKLEASKVQETEKMDTKSNDINEIIDEALSGILKDDKKHKINDEEESDTFNKEELIRKYLLNVWKESEIDDFRLFLERFRKRKSNSLDDMVILKSFK from the coding sequence ATGACAATTAACTCAACTAATTCGTTTACAACAGTAAGTCAGGGTATTAAAGTATTCCAAAATAATACTAATATAGATAATAGTTCACCTACTCAAAATGAGAATGATGACATAAATGATCCCATTCATCTTAGTCTAAGTTCAGCTGCAAAAAATAACTTGAATAAAACAAATCAAACACAATCACAAGAAGCAATTATTCAATCAAGAAATAAATATATAAGTGAACATGAAAAGCGAACTAAAATAAAAAATGATTATTATGCAAAAGTAGTGGAAGAAGATAAACAATTTGATAATCCTGCTCAACATATTTGGGATAAATACTATGATAAAACTTCTCCTTATTATATAAATGGATTAACAGATGAAGAAAGAGATGCTGCTGAAAAGAATGAGTACAATTATTTTAAGTGGGGAGAAAATGGATCTACTTATTATTACGATCCCATTTTTCGAGATAGAGGGATGGAAGGTATGTATGGTGATGTTGAGATAGCAAAAGAAAAGGCATTTAATAGAGAAGAAGTAAATAAACAAGTTCAACAATTATTAGATACTAATAGTCTAATAATTCCTAAAGATACAAAATTAAGATTTACAATTGACCCAAATGATTATAAAGTAAGTGTCACTGGAACAGATGATACAAATCTTACTAGTTTATTAGAAAAGATGTTGGATGAAAAAAATTCAAAACAGTTATTTATTCATATCATTTCAAGTTCATTAGATGATTCGACACAATTTACAAGAGAAAAACATGATAAATATGATTTAATTAGGGAAATGAAAGATGAGATAGGATATGACTTAAATGATTTAAGTGTTGTAGATGGGAAGTTTGTAACAGAAGATGGAACAGATGTTTTTGATCTTTATAAAGAAAGTATTAGAAATGGTACAAGTGTTCCTGAAGAATATAAAAATATAGCAATTTATTCTTATGGTGAAGATTTGAAAAATCTAGCAAAAGCTGGAATTGATTCTATCCCTGATTTAGTTTTATCAATAGATTATGAAAATGGCTCTTTTTATGATGTAGGGCAAAGTAAGAACTATGGAACTGGAAAAACAGATTGGATTGATAAGTTAGAAGCTTCAAAAGTACAAGAAACAGAGAAAATGGATACAAAAAGTAATGATATAAATGAAATCATAGATGAGGCACTTTCTGGTATTTTAAAAGATGATAAAAAACATAAAATAAATGATGAAGAAGAAAGTGATACTTTTAATAAAGAAGAGCTAATTAGAAAATACTTGCTTAATGTATGGAAAGAATCAGAGATAGATGATTTTCGTCTTTTTTTAGAAAGATTTAGAAAAAGAAAATCAAACTCTCTTGATGATATGGTTATATTAAAGAGTTTTAAGTGA